From the genome of Psychrobacter sp. M13:
GTAAAACGCGTGATGATATCGAATTTGCTCTTAACCAAGGTATCAACTGTTTTAACGTTGAGTCTGTCAATGAGCTGATATTAATCAATGAAGTAGCTGAGCAACTGGGCAAATTTGCACCGATATCATTAAGGGTCAATCCTGATGTCGATGCCAACACGCATCCGTATATCTCCACAGGTCTTAAAGATAATAAGTTCGGCATCGCTCATGACAAAGCGGTTGCTGTCTACAGCCAAGCCGCAACGATGTCACATATCGATATCGTCGGTATTGACTGTCATATCGGCTCACAGCTGACTGAAGTGGAGCCGTTTATTGCTGCTTTAGACAAGTTGATTGAGCTGATCCACAAGTTAGCTGAACTAGGAATTGAGCTTGCTCATGTTGATTTGGGCGGTGGTTTGGGTGTACGTTACATCGATGAGTCACCTGTCACTATAGCTGACTTTGCAGGGGCGCTATTGCCCAAGCTTACCCAGCTTAATCTCAAAGTATTCTTTGAACCGGGTCGTAGTATGGTTGCCAATGCAGGTATCTTGCTCACACGTGTCGATATACTCAAGCCGACTGAGCATAAGAATTTTGCTATCGTTGATGCTGCGATGAACGATTTGATTCGTCCTGCACTGTATCAAGCTGAAATGGCAGTCATTCCTAGTGCGTTACCTGATAGCGTAAGTGTACATGATATGCCATCATGGGATATCGTTGGCGCTATCTGTGAGACGGGCGACTTTTTGGCAAAAGAGCGCCTGCTGAGCTTAGCGGCAAATGATTTATTAGCCATCACTGGCGCTGGTGCTTATGGCATGGTGATGAGTAGCAATTATAATACCCGCCCGCGCGCCTGCGAGGTCATGGTTGCAGGCACTAAGCATCAGCTCGTACGCAAACGCGAAACCGTCGAGGCGCTATATGCTAATGAGATGCCTTGGGGTAATAAGGGATAATAAATAGTATTTATTTGATTTCGATGTAAATATAGCTACAACTAGAACCCATTGTTACTGCAACAATGGGTTTTTTATTACCTAAGTTTTAAGCGTTTTGTATCAATTACTGTCAACTTTTATCAGCGTTACTCACCGTTTGTTATTAGCAAAAATTAATAGGTTATGATCATCTGTAACCATTATCCTACTATAAGCCGTGCTACTATAACCCACATATAAAAACAAAATAGGACATAGGTATATGTTAATAGAATTTACTAAGATGCACGGTCTAGGTAATGACTTTATGGTTATCGACTTAGTCACTCAGCGTTTGGATTTGAGCGCGGAGTTGGTGCAGTTATTGGGTGATCGTCATCTGGGAATTGGCTTTGATCAGCTGCTGGTGGTCGAGCCACCGATGCGTCCAGATGTTGATTTTAGCTATCGTATTTTTAACACCGATGGCGCAGAGGTTGAACAGTGCGGTAATGGCGCACGTTGTTTTGCCCGCTTCGTACAAGCGCGCAAACTGTCCTTTAAACAGCGTCTAAAAGTTGAGACTGCCAGTGGGGTCATTACTTTGACTACTGACCGTTATGGCTGGGTTGAAGTAGATATGGGTAAGCCAAAGTTTGAGCCCAATGAGATTCCGTTCACGCCCAAAGCCACGACCAAGATCCAAAATGCGTATCATCTTAATGTCGCTGGTACACCAGTACAGCTCTATGTGGCGAATATGGGCAATCCCCATGCCGTGATCAAAGTTGATGACATCTTAGAAGCAGATGTTGCCAAGCTGGGCAAAGCGATTGAAGCGCATTCGGCCTTTCCCAATAACGTCAATGTCGGCTTTGTACAAGTCATGAACCAGCGTCATATTCGACTGCGAGTTTATGAGCGCGGGGTCGGTGAGACGCAAGCCTGCGGCACAGGGGCTTGTGCGGCGGTAGCAGTGGGCATAAGAGAGGGCTGGCTAGATGAGGGCGAGGATATCCGTGCTCAGCTGTATGGCGGCAGTATGGTAGTACGCTGGCAGCCAGGCTATTCGGTGATGATGACAGGGCCGACGGCTTTTGTTTATGAAGGGGTGTTTAGTCCTGATGGACTGATGGCACAAGCAGGAATCGAGCCTAACCCATCGTAAGCTAAATGAAGTAGTAGCGCTCTTTTAGGGTTGCAGAAGAGGACAATGCATGACTATTGCTAACTCGCTTAAAGCTATAGAAACAGATTCAGCGCTTGTTGAGCTGCTAACACCTGTGCAGCGCTGGCTCGATATTTTAGCCGTGCGCAACCACTCTAAGCATACTTTGAGCGCTTATTTTGCTGGGGTCAGGCAGCTAGCGTTGTTTTTGCGTGGTAAGCAACTGACGTGGACGCGCTGTGACAAACGTCAATTAGCGCAGCATATTAGTCAGCGTATTGACGAGGATAAGCTGGCGCTGGCGAGTGTGCAGCAAGAGCTATCGGCTATTCGCCATTTTTATGGCTGGTTGATTGAAGAGGGACTGGCGCGTATCAATCCGACGACGGGCTATCAGCTCAAACGCAGTCCAAGACCGCTACCGTCAATCGCGGATATCGATCTACTAAGTCAACTGCTAGATCAGCCTGTACCTGAGACACCAGAGCAGGCGAGGCTGTGGCTGCGTGATAAAGCTATGTTTGAAGTACTCTATAGCAGTGGTTTACGGGTCGGTGAATTAGTAGCGCTGGATATGACGGATATAGATTTAGCCGATTTGCGCCTGCGGGTTACAGGTAAAGGCAATAAGACTCGTATAGTGCCGCTTGGCAATAAGGCCGCTACCGCTATCAAACGCTATCTCCCACACCGTAATCTATGGGTGGAGCAACAGGACAGCGCGTTATTTATTAGCGAAAAGCTCGGTACTCGGCTGTCCAGTCGAGCCGTACAACAACGACTAAAAGTTGCTGCTACGCGTGCAGGTATTGCGCAAAATATGTACCCGCATCTATTGCGTCATTGCTTTGCCTCGCACATGCTCTCAGGCAGTGGTGATCTGCGGGCAGTGCAAGAGATGCTGGGGCATAGCGATATTAGCACCACCCAAATCTATACCCATGTTGATTTTGCTAAGCTGACCCAAGTTTATGATCGCGCTCATCCGCGCGCAACTCATAGTACAAGCGATATAGAATAGATATTTTTGGTCACTTGATTTTGGATGATTTAAACTATGCCAAATTGTGACAAGCTATGCCAAGCGATGGCAACCAAAGATAGGCATACGTTGTCGTCCTTGTTGTTGCACCGCTATATCTAAAGAGCCAAATACTAGCGCATAGGGTGCATCGTCTTTATTTTCAGTTCTCTTAGTAAGCGCACTAGCGTCATAGCTATCAATGATGGTCCCATCAAAAGCGGTAATCGCGGCATGCCCCCATGTTTGACGGATACTGCCGTTCTTATAATGATGATCGCCGCCTTGCGCCGCACCTATGACCATACATTGACTGTCTAAAGCGCGTGCCTGTAATAGTAGCGACCAATGCGCTTGCCCCGTCATAAAGGTAAAAGCAGCAGGCGCACTAAGTATCTCAGCACCCGCTTGGCGCAAGCGTTGCGCTAATGCTGGAAAACGCAGATCAAAACACACCATCATACCCAATTGATAAACGCCATTCTCAACCTCAATAGGAGCCACCACTGTTTGCTCGCCAGGCTCAAAGGTCAACGCTTCATCATAGCTGCCTTGCTTATCAGCGACAGTCGCAGTGAACAGATGAATCTTATCGTAACGCGCCACTTGATGACCATCAGGACTAAATAGCTGGCTGACTTGACGCATACGCCCATCAGGCACGATGACCCCATTTGGACGATATAGACAAGGTAGCGAGCCTGCCAACACGTGAGTTTGGTATTCAGTAGCATAAGAGGCAATTGTCGCTGATAGCTCGTCAAAGCGCTGAGCGGTCGCAAACTGCTGACCCATGCTACAGCAGTTCTCTGGCAACACTACTAGCTGAGCACCTTGCATACTGGCCTCGCTAATAGCGGCTTTGATGGTTATTAGATTGGTGGCAATATCTTGCTGGCTATTCATTTGCACAGCCGCCACGATAAGTGATTTATTATTCATAGTATTTTCTCGAGTATATTTGTTAATATGGCACATACGGTTTTTAATAAGATTAAAGCTAACGGTTCATTTTTTAACGAAAATAAAGCTGATCTATTGAGAATAAATTAGCATAGTATCAGAGCTGTGAAAAATACTACGGCTACTATTTGGCTAAATCTGTTATTTGGGCTGTCATTTGGTTAGTCCAAATATCATCAATTTTATGCATCATAAATATCGGAGTGCAATAAACTGCCTATGAGTATGTCGTTTGGCTTGGCAGCTAGTCTTAGCACCTCACAAAAGCTGACCCCACAGATGCAGCAAGCTATCAAGCTATTGCAGCTATCTAGTCTTGAGCTGGCGCAAGAGGTCCAAGCTAAACTCGATGCCAACCCCTTATTAGAGCGAATAGAGGAAGAAGAGCTTGATTACGATCATGCCGATGAGCTAAACCACGAGCCAAATGAGCCGATGACGCTTGAGATGTGGAATGAGGCCAGTGCAGCCAACCAAAAAGAGCTTAAGTCAAATGCTGATAGTGAGTTTGGTAATGAGTCCGACTCTAATAGTAGCAACGATGATAACTATTCAGACAGCTTAGATAAATTACAGCAAAGTAGTCTAGATAATGAGGCTATGGATAGCAGTGATGATTATAGTAGCGACAGCTTTGAGTATAGCAGTTTTGATAGTGGCAACTATGCCTCAGCTGGCGGTTCAGGCTCAACGAGTAGCAGCGCTGGATTGGACGAATTGGACAGCTATCAAGGCAGCACCAGTGCCACTATTCAAGACTATATACGCTGGCAATTGAACTTCAAGCGGTTATCAGAGACCGATGTTTTGATTGCCAATTATTTGGTTGAGTCGATGGATGATATGGGTTTTATTCGACTCGATATCGGCGAGCTTTTGCAAAGTCTCGATACGATGGCCAGCTTCTATCAGTGGGACACTCAAATAGAATATGATGAGATAGCTGCTGTTCTACGTATCATTCAGTCCTGCGATCCGCTAGGCGTTGGCGCACGGAGTTTGAGCGAGTGTCTAGCTATACAATTAGATAAGCTCGATTCGAGCACTGACCATCTGGCAGAGGCTCATGCCTTATTGAGTGCCAGCGAGCATCTAGTGAGTAATAATATCAAAAAGCTCACTGACCTGACGGGCTTAGCTACAGAGCAAATCAATCCTGCATTAACATTACTGCGTACCCTAAACCCTGCTCCTGGATTATCTTTTCAGAGTAGTCAGCCTGATTATATGCAGCCTGCCGAGAGCTACGATATACCCGATGTATTAGTGACTCCGCTACGGGGTAGTAGCACTATCAAATCATCCAAAAAAGCCAATAACACCAATAACACCAATAACACCAATAATAAAGACAGCTCAGGCACACCCGATAGTTGGGATGTAAGATTGAATCCTGATACTTTGCCCAAACTACAAGTTAATAAAGAGTATGCCAGTTTAGTTAAGCGCGGCGATGATAGTCCTGACAACCAGTATCTACGAGATAATCTGCTTGATGCGCGGCTTTTTATACGCAGTATTGAAGAGCGTAATCAAAATTTACTAAAAGTATGTACTAGCATTATTCGTCGCCAGCAAGATTTTTTATTGTATGGTGCGCGTGCTATGCAGCCCTTAATCCTTAAAGATATCGCTGAAGAGGTAGAGCTTCACGAATCTACTATTTCACGTTTGACGACCAGCAAATCTATTTTGACGCCTCAAGGACTATTTTCATTAAAATACTTTTTTTCATCGCACGTAAGTAGTAGTGATGGTGATATTTCCTCAACGGCTATCAGTGAGATGATCAAACAGCTTATCGCTGATGAAAATCCTAAAAAACCGCTCTCAGACAGTCGATTACAAAGTGCTTTGCAAGAAGAAGGTATCGATATCGCTCGTCGCACCGTTGCCAAATATCGTGAAGCTTTGAATATCGGCTCATCGACCTATCGTAAACAAAAGTATTAGGCTGATAATCTAATACCAAACGGTTTAATCAGTGATATATGTTTGATAATTAAAAACAAAATTTTTTGATTATATATAAGTCTGTAGAAAACCCCAGCCTTAGATACATTTAATTACAATAATGCGGCTTGCTACTCTACAGCTTTCATGACAAATTAGAACTACATCGGGAGTAAAAACCCAGTAATAAAGAACGTTAATTTCTGAAGATTTTAAGGATAAATCAACGGTTTTTAATAGCGTTTAATACTCTCGATAAGGTAAGAAAATACAGCTAGTTGGCTTTATTTTCTATAGTTTTAGCTATAAATATAAGGATAACAATATGAATGTTTCGATCAGTGGTCATCATATCACCGTAACCGACGCGATGAATGCAGCGGTAAGCGAAAAATTAGAAAAAATCGAGCGTCATTTTGATCAAATTCAGAGTATCCAAGTTATTTTATCTTTGGATAACAGTGGCGCTAGTGATGGCGGTCAAAAAAGTAACAAGGCTGAAGCTATAATGCGCGTCTCAGGCAAAGAGATGTTTGTACAAGCGTTCGATGATGATATGTATAAAGCTATCAATGATATGTCCGATAAGCTTGAGAGACAAGTCCGTAAATATAAGACGCGTCAAGAGAGTAAAAAGACTCAAGGAGCAGGACGTGATGGGCGTTATATAGATAATGATGTCGCTGATGTGGCCTCTGCGATTTAATAGATCGACAGATACTAAGATCATTGGATAAATAGAGGTAGATTGATAAGTAGGTAGAGAGAAGATGTACAGTAGTCGTGTCTTTGACCGATGCGGTATTGGTTATAATTAGTGATAATTATAATACTAAAACATAATTATAGTTATGCTTATTCGGTCAATCTCTCTGCCTGATTTCAATGTTTTCTTTTTCAGATTTAATGATAATTATGTTTTAAAAAACCTCAAACGCTTGAAGCGCTGAGGTTTTTTTATATCTATTTTTGAATGAAAATAATTTTATTAAAACAGTATCAATAAAAATAAATCAGCCACCACCAACGGCTTGCACCACTTCGATAGTCATTCCGTCTACGACACGCATTAGTCCCAGCTCACTTTTGGGAATGAGCTCACCATCGACTTCGACTGCATAGCGCCCAACACTTAGTCCCAGCTCATTAACTACTAGCTGTAGCGTTTGATGTGTGGTCTGTAATGTCTTACCATTGACGGTGATAATACTCATAAGTTTATTCCTCTAATATTAGATGCTATCAAATGCTATAGAGTGCTATTTCCTAAGCGCAATGCAGTCACTGCTAACCACAGCCACCCTGCAATCATAAGCACACCGCCGATAGGAGTGATAGCACCAAACCAACGCGGAGCGCCTAACGCCATCGAATATAAACTACCTGCAAATATAATGATTCCAATCTGTAATAGCCAAGCGCTGGTCTGAGTAGCATAATTTAGGCGAATTAATAAGCCGACGATCAACAGGCCGATAGCATGAACCAATAAGTATAAAGTAGCGGTATGCCACCACGCTAACTGCTCAGCACTGGCGATATTCTTTAGACCATGTGCACCAAAAGCGCCAAGACCTACAGCAATAGCCATATTAATAGCGCCGATACCTATCCAATTCACCATGTACTACCCTTGCAACTGTTTACAGCCTTTATTGAGCTTTGCTATTGTCTAATTCG
Proteins encoded in this window:
- the dapF gene encoding diaminopimelate epimerase; the protein is MLIEFTKMHGLGNDFMVIDLVTQRLDLSAELVQLLGDRHLGIGFDQLLVVEPPMRPDVDFSYRIFNTDGAEVEQCGNGARCFARFVQARKLSFKQRLKVETASGVITLTTDRYGWVEVDMGKPKFEPNEIPFTPKATTKIQNAYHLNVAGTPVQLYVANMGNPHAVIKVDDILEADVAKLGKAIEAHSAFPNNVNVGFVQVMNQRHIRLRVYERGVGETQACGTGACAAVAVGIREGWLDEGEDIRAQLYGGSMVVRWQPGYSVMMTGPTAFVYEGVFSPDGLMAQAGIEPNPS
- a CDS encoding tyrosine recombinase XerC, producing the protein MTIANSLKAIETDSALVELLTPVQRWLDILAVRNHSKHTLSAYFAGVRQLALFLRGKQLTWTRCDKRQLAQHISQRIDEDKLALASVQQELSAIRHFYGWLIEEGLARINPTTGYQLKRSPRPLPSIADIDLLSQLLDQPVPETPEQARLWLRDKAMFEVLYSSGLRVGELVALDMTDIDLADLRLRVTGKGNKTRIVPLGNKAATAIKRYLPHRNLWVEQQDSALFISEKLGTRLSSRAVQQRLKVAATRAGIAQNMYPHLLRHCFASHMLSGSGDLRAVQEMLGHSDISTTQIYTHVDFAKLTQVYDRAHPRATHSTSDIE
- a CDS encoding DUF423 domain-containing protein, whose protein sequence is MVNWIGIGAINMAIAVGLGAFGAHGLKNIASAEQLAWWHTATLYLLVHAIGLLIVGLLIRLNYATQTSAWLLQIGIIIFAGSLYSMALGAPRWFGAITPIGGVLMIAGWLWLAVTALRLGNSTL
- a CDS encoding nitrilase-related carbon-nitrogen hydrolase codes for the protein MNNKSLIVAAVQMNSQQDIATNLITIKAAISEASMQGAQLVVLPENCCSMGQQFATAQRFDELSATIASYATEYQTHVLAGSLPCLYRPNGVIVPDGRMRQVSQLFSPDGHQVARYDKIHLFTATVADKQGSYDEALTFEPGEQTVVAPIEVENGVYQLGMMVCFDLRFPALAQRLRQAGAEILSAPAAFTFMTGQAHWSLLLQARALDSQCMVIGAAQGGDHHYKNGSIRQTWGHAAITAFDGTIIDSYDASALTKRTENKDDAPYALVFGSLDIAVQQQGRQRMPIFGCHRLA
- the hpf gene encoding ribosome hibernation-promoting factor, HPF/YfiA family, with product MNVSISGHHITVTDAMNAAVSEKLEKIERHFDQIQSIQVILSLDNSGASDGGQKSNKAEAIMRVSGKEMFVQAFDDDMYKAINDMSDKLERQVRKYKTRQESKKTQGAGRDGRYIDNDVADVASAI
- the lysA gene encoding diaminopimelate decarboxylase, whose product is MLYIEDVSVSELAEQYATPCYVYSKQAILNVYQDYSDSFATIDHQICYAVKANSNLAVLSVLAEAGAGFDIVSRGELMRVLAAGGAAAKVVFSGVGKTRDDIEFALNQGINCFNVESVNELILINEVAEQLGKFAPISLRVNPDVDANTHPYISTGLKDNKFGIAHDKAVAVYSQAATMSHIDIVGIDCHIGSQLTEVEPFIAALDKLIELIHKLAELGIELAHVDLGGGLGVRYIDESPVTIADFAGALLPKLTQLNLKVFFEPGRSMVANAGILLTRVDILKPTEHKNFAIVDAAMNDLIRPALYQAEMAVIPSALPDSVSVHDMPSWDIVGAICETGDFLAKERLLSLAANDLLAITGAGAYGMVMSSNYNTRPRACEVMVAGTKHQLVRKRETVEALYANEMPWGNKG
- a CDS encoding RNA polymerase sigma-54 factor, translating into MSMSFGLAASLSTSQKLTPQMQQAIKLLQLSSLELAQEVQAKLDANPLLERIEEEELDYDHADELNHEPNEPMTLEMWNEASAANQKELKSNADSEFGNESDSNSSNDDNYSDSLDKLQQSSLDNEAMDSSDDYSSDSFEYSSFDSGNYASAGGSGSTSSSAGLDELDSYQGSTSATIQDYIRWQLNFKRLSETDVLIANYLVESMDDMGFIRLDIGELLQSLDTMASFYQWDTQIEYDEIAAVLRIIQSCDPLGVGARSLSECLAIQLDKLDSSTDHLAEAHALLSASEHLVSNNIKKLTDLTGLATEQINPALTLLRTLNPAPGLSFQSSQPDYMQPAESYDIPDVLVTPLRGSSTIKSSKKANNTNNTNNTNNKDSSGTPDSWDVRLNPDTLPKLQVNKEYASLVKRGDDSPDNQYLRDNLLDARLFIRSIEERNQNLLKVCTSIIRRQQDFLLYGARAMQPLILKDIAEEVELHESTISRLTTSKSILTPQGLFSLKYFFSSHVSSSDGDISSTAISEMIKQLIADENPKKPLSDSRLQSALQEEGIDIARRTVAKYREALNIGSSTYRKQKY
- the thiS gene encoding sulfur carrier protein ThiS, with product MSIITVNGKTLQTTHQTLQLVVNELGLSVGRYAVEVDGELIPKSELGLMRVVDGMTIEVVQAVGGG